A stretch of the Pan troglodytes isolate AG18354 chromosome 20, NHGRI_mPanTro3-v2.0_pri, whole genome shotgun sequence genome encodes the following:
- the POLR1G gene encoding DNA-directed RNA polymerase I subunit RPA34 isoform X1: MEEPQAGGEDAARFSCPPNFTAKPPASESPRFSLEALTGPDTELWLIQAPADFAPECFNGRHVPLSGSQIVKGKLAGKRHRYRVLSSCPQAGEATLLAPSTEAGGGLTCASAPQGTLRILEGPQQSLSGSPLQPIPASPPPQIPPGLRPRFCAFGGNPPVTGPRSALAPNLLTSGKKKKEMQVTEAPVTQEAVNGHGALEVDMALGSPEMDVRKKKKKKNQQLKEPEAAGPVGTEPTVETLEPLGVLFPSTTKKRKKPKGTETFEPEDKTVKQEQINTEPLEDTVLSPTKKRKRQKGTEGMEPEEGVTVESQPQVKVEPLEEAIPLPPTKKRKKEKGQMAMMEPGTEAMEPVEPEMKPLESPGGTMAPQQPEGAEPQAQAALAAPKKKTKKEKQQNATVEPETEVVGPELPDDLEPQAAPTSTKKKKKKKERGHTVTELIQPLEPELPGEGQPEARATPGSTKKRKKQSQESRMPETVPQEEMPGPPLNSESGEEAPTGRDKKRKKQQQQPV, from the exons ATGGAGGAGCCCCAGGCCGGCGGTGAGG ATGCTGCTCGGTTCTCTTGTCCCCCCAACTTTACCGCGAAGCCCCCAGCCTCAGAGTCCCCTCGTTTCTCCTTGGAGGCGCTGACGGGTCCAGATACGGAGCTGTGGCTTATTCAGGCCCCTGCAGACTTTGCCCCAGAATG CTTCAATGGGCGGCATGTGCCTCTCTCTGGCTCCCAGATCGTCAAGGGCAAGTTGGCAGGCAAGCGGCACCGCTATCGAGTCCTCAGcagctgtccccaggctggagaagCGACCCTGCTGGCCCCCTCAACGGAGGCAGGAGGTGGACTCAcctgtgcctcagccccccagggcACCCTAAGGATCCTTGAGGGTCCCCAGCAATCCCTGTCAGGGAGCCCTCTGCAGCCCATCCCAGCAAGTCCCCCACCACAGATCCCTCCTGGCCTGAGGCCTCGGTTCTGTGCCTTTGGGGGCAACCCACCAGTCACAGGGCCTAGGTCAGCCTTGGCCCCCAACCTGCTCACctcagggaagaagaaaaaagagatgcaGGTGACAGAGGccccagtcactcaggaggcaGTGAATGGGCACGGGGCCCTGGAGGTGGACATGGCTTTGGGGTCCCCAGAAATGGATGTgcggaagaagaagaagaaaaaaaatcagcagctGAAAGAACCAGAGGCGGCAGGGCCTGTGGGGACAGAGCCCACAGTGGAGACACTGGAGCCTCTGGGAGTGCTGTTCCCGTCCACCaccaagaagaggaagaagccCAAAGGGACAGAAACCTTCGAGCCAGAAGACAAGACAGTGAAGCAGGAACAGATTAACACTGAGCCTCTAGAAGACACAGTCCTGTCCCCgaccaaaaagagaaagaggcaaaAGGGGACGGAAGGGATGGAGCCAGAGGAGGGGGTGACAGTTGAGTCTCAGCCACAGGTGAAGGTGGAGCCACTGGAGGAAGCCATCCCTCTGCCCCCTacgaagaagaggaaaaaagaaaagggacagATGGCAATGATGGAGCCAGGGACGGAGGCGATGGAGCCAGTGGAGCCGGAGATGAAGCCTCTGGAGTCCCCAGGGGGGACCATGGCGCCTCAACAGCCAGAAGGAGCGGAGCCTCAGGCCCAGGCAGCTCTGGCAGCTCCCAAAAAGAAGacgaagaaagaaaaacaacaaaatgccaCAGTGGAGCCAGAGACAGAGGTGGTGGGGCCTGAGCTGCCGGATGACCTTGAGCCTCAGGCAGCTCCCACATCcaccaagaagaagaagaagaagaaagagagaggtcaCACAGTGACTGAGCTGATTCAGCCACTAGAGCCTGAACTGCCAGGGGAGGGACAGCCTGAAGCCAGGGCAACTCCGGGATCCaccaagaagaggaagaagcagaGTCAGGAAAGCCGGATGCCAGAGACAGTGCCCCAAGAGGAGATGCCAGGGCCGCCACTGAATTCAGAGTCTGGGGAGGAGGCTCCCACAGGCCGGGACAAGAAGcggaagaagcagcagcagcagcctgtgTAG
- the POLR1G gene encoding DNA-directed RNA polymerase I subunit RPA34 isoform X2 — protein sequence MEEPQAGDAARFSCPPNFTAKPPASESPRFSLEALTGPDTELWLIQAPADFAPECFNGRHVPLSGSQIVKGKLAGKRHRYRVLSSCPQAGEATLLAPSTEAGGGLTCASAPQGTLRILEGPQQSLSGSPLQPIPASPPPQIPPGLRPRFCAFGGNPPVTGPRSALAPNLLTSGKKKKEMQVTEAPVTQEAVNGHGALEVDMALGSPEMDVRKKKKKKNQQLKEPEAAGPVGTEPTVETLEPLGVLFPSTTKKRKKPKGTETFEPEDKTVKQEQINTEPLEDTVLSPTKKRKRQKGTEGMEPEEGVTVESQPQVKVEPLEEAIPLPPTKKRKKEKGQMAMMEPGTEAMEPVEPEMKPLESPGGTMAPQQPEGAEPQAQAALAAPKKKTKKEKQQNATVEPETEVVGPELPDDLEPQAAPTSTKKKKKKKERGHTVTELIQPLEPELPGEGQPEARATPGSTKKRKKQSQESRMPETVPQEEMPGPPLNSESGEEAPTGRDKKRKKQQQQPV from the exons ATGGAGGAGCCCCAGGCCGGCG ATGCTGCTCGGTTCTCTTGTCCCCCCAACTTTACCGCGAAGCCCCCAGCCTCAGAGTCCCCTCGTTTCTCCTTGGAGGCGCTGACGGGTCCAGATACGGAGCTGTGGCTTATTCAGGCCCCTGCAGACTTTGCCCCAGAATG CTTCAATGGGCGGCATGTGCCTCTCTCTGGCTCCCAGATCGTCAAGGGCAAGTTGGCAGGCAAGCGGCACCGCTATCGAGTCCTCAGcagctgtccccaggctggagaagCGACCCTGCTGGCCCCCTCAACGGAGGCAGGAGGTGGACTCAcctgtgcctcagccccccagggcACCCTAAGGATCCTTGAGGGTCCCCAGCAATCCCTGTCAGGGAGCCCTCTGCAGCCCATCCCAGCAAGTCCCCCACCACAGATCCCTCCTGGCCTGAGGCCTCGGTTCTGTGCCTTTGGGGGCAACCCACCAGTCACAGGGCCTAGGTCAGCCTTGGCCCCCAACCTGCTCACctcagggaagaagaaaaaagagatgcaGGTGACAGAGGccccagtcactcaggaggcaGTGAATGGGCACGGGGCCCTGGAGGTGGACATGGCTTTGGGGTCCCCAGAAATGGATGTgcggaagaagaagaagaaaaaaaatcagcagctGAAAGAACCAGAGGCGGCAGGGCCTGTGGGGACAGAGCCCACAGTGGAGACACTGGAGCCTCTGGGAGTGCTGTTCCCGTCCACCaccaagaagaggaagaagccCAAAGGGACAGAAACCTTCGAGCCAGAAGACAAGACAGTGAAGCAGGAACAGATTAACACTGAGCCTCTAGAAGACACAGTCCTGTCCCCgaccaaaaagagaaagaggcaaaAGGGGACGGAAGGGATGGAGCCAGAGGAGGGGGTGACAGTTGAGTCTCAGCCACAGGTGAAGGTGGAGCCACTGGAGGAAGCCATCCCTCTGCCCCCTacgaagaagaggaaaaaagaaaagggacagATGGCAATGATGGAGCCAGGGACGGAGGCGATGGAGCCAGTGGAGCCGGAGATGAAGCCTCTGGAGTCCCCAGGGGGGACCATGGCGCCTCAACAGCCAGAAGGAGCGGAGCCTCAGGCCCAGGCAGCTCTGGCAGCTCCCAAAAAGAAGacgaagaaagaaaaacaacaaaatgccaCAGTGGAGCCAGAGACAGAGGTGGTGGGGCCTGAGCTGCCGGATGACCTTGAGCCTCAGGCAGCTCCCACATCcaccaagaagaagaagaagaagaaagagagaggtcaCACAGTGACTGAGCTGATTCAGCCACTAGAGCCTGAACTGCCAGGGGAGGGACAGCCTGAAGCCAGGGCAACTCCGGGATCCaccaagaagaggaagaagcagaGTCAGGAAAGCCGGATGCCAGAGACAGTGCCCCAAGAGGAGATGCCAGGGCCGCCACTGAATTCAGAGTCTGGGGAGGAGGCTCCCACAGGCCGGGACAAGAAGcggaagaagcagcagcagcagcctgtgTAG